A single region of the Lacipirellulaceae bacterium genome encodes:
- a CDS encoding HAMP domain-containing sensor histidine kinase codes for MNADEKEFERQLEQAKLDAMKELAYGASHEINNPLANISARAQALLRDETDPDKRRTLEAINQQALRAHEMISDLMLFARPPALVYEVFDVSEMLEGAYAESQEVCGERGIEITIKDIAEPFALNADRSQLTVAISALVRNAIEAIGTDGNVTVSAEQADGSARITVTDDGPGIPADVRKHLFEPFYSGREAGRGLGFGLSKCWRIVTEHGGTVEVESPEIGGGTSFTVRLPDNPKS; via the coding sequence ATGAACGCTGATGAAAAAGAGTTTGAGAGGCAGCTCGAGCAAGCGAAGCTCGACGCGATGAAGGAACTCGCTTACGGGGCGAGCCACGAAATCAACAATCCGTTGGCCAACATCTCAGCACGTGCGCAGGCATTACTTCGCGATGAAACCGATCCTGATAAACGCCGCACCTTGGAAGCAATCAATCAGCAAGCGTTGCGTGCGCATGAGATGATTTCTGACTTGATGCTCTTCGCCCGGCCTCCTGCACTCGTTTATGAAGTGTTCGATGTTAGCGAAATGCTTGAGGGGGCTTATGCGGAGTCCCAAGAAGTCTGTGGAGAGCGGGGAATCGAGATTACCATCAAAGATATTGCTGAGCCGTTTGCTCTAAACGCGGATCGTTCTCAACTGACCGTGGCAATTAGTGCCCTGGTTCGTAACGCCATTGAAGCGATTGGTACTGACGGCAACGTTACCGTGTCAGCGGAGCAGGCGGATGGATCGGCACGAATCACAGTAACTGACGACGGACCAGGGATCCCCGCTGATGTGCGGAAGCACCTATTCGAGCCTTTCTATTCAGGCCGCGAAGCAGGGCGAGGACTCGGTTTCGGTTTGTCGAAGTGCTGGCGAATCGTCACCGAACATGGTGGAACGGTGGAAGTCGAGTCGCCCGAGATCGGAGGAGGAACGAGCTTTACCGTCAGGCTTCCCGATAATCCAAAGAGTTAG
- a CDS encoding NYN domain-containing protein produces MPLIIDGYNLLHQAGIFGRGRGGSSLQRSREALLRFLAASIEPAELLRTTIVFDAAEAPPGLPRTLTHEGMTVRYASEYEDADALIEELIAAHHSPRSLTVVSSDHRLQRAARRRRANFIDSDHWYAGLVRDRQQAREKSLKPTVSKPTGKLSAAEVQYWLDLFLVEEFDSPEEEATKEEERPLENPFPPGYADDLFDDEYDDG; encoded by the coding sequence ATGCCCCTGATTATCGACGGCTACAATCTACTCCACCAAGCGGGTATTTTTGGGCGCGGGCGGGGCGGGAGCAGCCTGCAACGATCGCGGGAAGCATTATTACGGTTTCTAGCCGCGTCGATTGAACCGGCTGAGCTGCTCCGAACGACCATCGTCTTCGACGCCGCCGAAGCGCCGCCAGGTCTGCCACGCACGCTCACGCACGAGGGGATGACCGTGCGTTACGCCTCTGAGTATGAAGATGCCGACGCACTGATCGAAGAGCTGATCGCAGCGCATCATTCCCCCCGATCACTAACAGTCGTCTCTAGCGATCACCGATTGCAGCGAGCCGCCCGAAGACGACGGGCCAACTTCATCGATAGCGATCACTGGTATGCCGGGCTCGTACGCGACCGACAACAGGCTCGTGAGAAGAGCCTCAAGCCGACGGTTTCTAAGCCCACAGGCAAGTTATCTGCAGCAGAGGTGCAGTACTGGCTCGACCTGTTTCTCGTTGAGGAGTTTGATTCTCCAGAGGAAGAGGCGACCAAAGAAGAAGAACGGCCATTGGAGAACCCCTTTCCGCCAGGGTACGCCGACGACTTGTTTGATGATGAATACGACGATGGTTAG
- a CDS encoding response regulator, producing MKTVFTTGEAAKICKVSQQTIIRCFDSGQLKGFRVPGSRFRRIPREQLYAFMRDNGIPTDALDSGKRKVLVVDDDEDLVELIVDALERDGRFEVRSVNNGFGAGMQIKEFTPDLIVLDVMLPDINGKEVCRLVRSQKSMDEVKVICISGMVEADKIQELRDAGANDFMKKPFDVDALIARVCQLLEIEAANAN from the coding sequence ATGAAAACCGTTTTTACTACTGGCGAAGCAGCGAAAATCTGCAAGGTGAGCCAGCAGACGATCATCCGCTGCTTCGACTCGGGGCAGCTCAAGGGATTTCGAGTCCCTGGCAGCCGCTTCCGCCGCATTCCACGTGAGCAGCTCTATGCGTTCATGCGTGATAACGGCATCCCGACCGACGCGCTCGATAGCGGCAAACGCAAGGTACTCGTGGTCGACGACGACGAAGATCTCGTCGAGCTGATCGTCGACGCTCTGGAGCGTGATGGCCGTTTTGAGGTTCGCAGCGTCAACAACGGCTTCGGCGCGGGGATGCAGATCAAGGAGTTCACTCCGGACCTGATTGTCCTTGATGTGATGCTTCCCGACATCAACGGCAAAGAGGTCTGCCGCTTGGTTCGCAGCCAAAAGAGCATGGACGAAGTGAAGGTGATCTGTATCTCTGGCATGGTCGAAGCGGATAAGATCCAAGAGCTCCGTGACGCCGGGGCGAATGACTTCATGAAGAAGCCATTCGACGTGGATGCACTAATCGCGAGAGTCTGCCAGCTTTTGGAAATCGAAGCGGCGAACGCAAATTAA